From the genome of Haloterrigena sp. KLK7, one region includes:
- a CDS encoding S26 family signal peptidase, whose translation MSGSSSGDASDDPDDVSAPDPDRPNDRERNRGDRNAADGPAPGRGDSSAATPASDDGVTIEDDGVVRWFLRSEDENVLFARDVLSSVAIVAVIGLILFGVSGVWPPLVAVESPSMDPNMKTGDLIFVVEDDRFVGDGAAAGTGVVTLENGRESGYQKFNKPGDVIVFQPNGNERRTPIIHRAHFRVEEGENWVDTKADEEIVGDITCADVTTCPAPYDGFVTKGDANSNYDQIAGGANTNVVKSEWVTGKAMFRVPWLGNIRLTFDKLLGGMVAPSPTGPTPTVNSAPAPTTPDAPATPASLAGATGFAALGGGAVTAIGRRRH comes from the coding sequence ATGAGCGGCTCTAGCTCCGGTGACGCGTCCGACGATCCCGACGACGTTTCCGCTCCCGATCCCGATCGTCCGAACGATCGGGAGCGGAATCGCGGGGATCGAAACGCGGCCGACGGTCCCGCCCCGGGCAGGGGCGACTCGAGTGCGGCTACTCCGGCGTCCGACGACGGCGTGACGATCGAAGACGACGGCGTCGTTCGCTGGTTTCTCCGATCCGAGGACGAGAACGTCCTCTTCGCCCGCGACGTGCTCAGCAGCGTCGCGATCGTCGCCGTCATCGGACTGATCCTGTTCGGCGTCAGCGGCGTCTGGCCGCCGCTGGTCGCCGTCGAAAGTCCCAGCATGGACCCGAACATGAAGACCGGTGACCTCATCTTCGTCGTCGAGGACGATCGGTTCGTCGGCGACGGCGCCGCCGCCGGTACCGGCGTGGTCACCCTCGAGAACGGGCGGGAGAGCGGCTACCAGAAGTTCAACAAACCCGGCGACGTGATCGTCTTCCAGCCGAACGGAAACGAGCGGCGGACACCGATCATCCACCGCGCCCACTTCAGGGTCGAAGAGGGCGAGAACTGGGTCGACACCAAGGCCGACGAGGAGATCGTCGGCGACATCACCTGCGCGGACGTCACCACCTGTCCGGCGCCGTACGACGGATTCGTCACGAAAGGTGACGCGAACAGCAACTACGATCAGATCGCGGGAGGCGCGAACACGAACGTCGTCAAATCCGAGTGGGTCACCGGCAAAGCGATGTTCCGGGTCCCGTGGCTCGGCAACATCCGCCTGACCTTCGACAAACTCCTCGGCGGCATGGTCGCCCCCTCCCCGACGGGTCCGACTCCCACCGTCAACAGTGCGCCGGCTCCCACGACTCCGGACGCACCCGCGACTCCGGCGAGTCTCGCCGGCGCGACCGGGTTCGCAGCCCTCGGCGGCGGCGCCGTCACCGCCATCGGACGGAGACGACACTGA
- a CDS encoding S26 family signal peptidase — translation MSGGSVDPSSGSSDGGGSERDAQTAGDPSPRGEPSNRFGAESDSEETARVTIEDDGVVRWFLRSEDENVLFARDMLSSVVIVAVIGLILFGVSGVWPPLVAVESPSMDPNMKTGDLIFVAEDDRFVGDGAVADTGVVTLENGRESGHEKFGNPGDVIVFRPNGNERTTPIIHRAHFWVEEDENWVETKADEDIIGDITCADIDDEICPADHAGFITKGDANSNYDQVSRTSGADTGVVKSEWIAGKAMFRIPWVGNIRLTFDKFLGGTLTPSTAPTLDGVSSPESPSTAANPPGIAGMTGLAACGGGAVTAIGRRRN, via the coding sequence ATGAGTGGTGGCTCCGTCGATCCCTCCAGTGGGTCGAGTGATGGCGGCGGTTCGGAACGAGACGCTCAAACTGCGGGCGATCCCTCACCACGCGGAGAGCCATCGAACAGGTTCGGGGCAGAGTCGGATAGCGAAGAGACAGCACGCGTGACGATCGAAGACGACGGCGTCGTTCGCTGGTTTCTCCGGTCCGAGGACGAGAACGTCCTCTTCGCCCGCGACATGCTCAGCAGCGTCGTGATCGTCGCCGTCATCGGACTGATCCTGTTCGGCGTCAGCGGCGTCTGGCCGCCGCTGGTCGCCGTCGAAAGCCCCAGCATGGACCCGAACATGAAGACCGGTGACCTCATCTTCGTCGCCGAGGACGATCGGTTCGTCGGCGACGGCGCCGTCGCCGATACCGGGGTGGTCACCCTCGAGAACGGGCGGGAGAGCGGCCACGAAAAGTTCGGTAATCCCGGCGACGTGATCGTCTTCCGGCCGAACGGAAACGAGCGGACGACGCCGATCATCCATCGCGCCCACTTCTGGGTCGAAGAGGACGAGAACTGGGTCGAGACCAAGGCCGACGAGGATATCATCGGCGATATCACCTGTGCCGACATCGATGACGAAATCTGTCCGGCAGATCACGCCGGTTTCATCACGAAGGGCGACGCGAACTCCAACTACGACCAGGTCAGTAGGACGAGCGGTGCGGACACGGGCGTCGTTAAATCCGAGTGGATCGCCGGCAAAGCGATGTTCCGGATCCCGTGGGTCGGCAACATCCGCCTGACCTTCGATAAGTTCCTCGGCGGCACGCTCACCCCGTCAACGGCTCCGACTCTCGACGGCGTCTCGAGTCCGGAATCCCCGTCTACAGCCGCCAACCCGCCCGGTATCGCAGGCATGACTGGACTCGCAGCCTGTGGAGGCGGCGCCGTCACTGCCATCGGTCGACGACGGAACTGA
- a CDS encoding AAA family ATPase, translating to MSDDDSERTRSEEVEHTDETGGFSSFDGSDLADEESSQGLFDDLLSGEPIFENKEVLRPSYTPHELPHRSDQINKMATILVAALRGETPSNILIYGKTGTGKTASAKFVSKELESTSQKYSVPCDVEYINCEVTDTQYRVLAQLANKFIEKNEARIDDRIDELESLLAALDEYEAASADADAAARPETEGSDLFDEGDPFESALPDTDDESVSSGTGTEPSSGESPLETGGSPPSDPAGSDPVDQDPASQLPSNGSDDGTAHGADAEPDRETTDPELTGSGSSADRSDDVPPDHPLASTPFDSRSGIEAEIESLEDDKESFEEVPMTGWPTDRVYSVFFDAVDYDERVVVIMLDEIDKLVEKSGDDTLYNLSRMNSELENSRVSIIGISNDLKFTDFLDPRVKSSLGEEEIVFPPYDANQLRDILEHRSEVAFKGGALSEDVIPLCAAFAAQEHGDARRALDLLRTAGELAERSQAETIVEEHVREAQDKIELDRVVEVVRTLPTQSKLVLFAIILLEKNGVHSINTGEVFNIYKRLCEEIDADVLTQRRVTDLISELDMLGIVNAVVVSKGRYGRTKEISLSVPLEETEAVLLSDSRLSDIDDVQPFVQARFEN from the coding sequence ATGTCAGACGACGATTCAGAACGGACGAGATCAGAGGAGGTCGAACACACTGACGAGACCGGCGGGTTCTCGAGTTTCGACGGGTCCGACCTCGCCGACGAGGAGTCGAGTCAGGGACTGTTCGACGACCTGCTCAGCGGCGAACCGATCTTCGAGAACAAGGAGGTTCTGCGACCGTCGTACACGCCACACGAACTCCCCCATCGGAGCGACCAGATCAACAAGATGGCGACGATCCTCGTCGCCGCGCTCCGCGGCGAAACCCCGTCGAACATCCTCATCTACGGCAAGACCGGGACGGGCAAGACCGCCAGCGCGAAGTTCGTCAGCAAGGAACTCGAGAGCACCTCCCAGAAGTACAGCGTCCCCTGCGACGTCGAGTACATCAACTGCGAGGTCACCGACACCCAGTATCGCGTGCTCGCGCAGTTGGCCAACAAGTTCATCGAGAAGAACGAGGCCCGCATCGACGACCGGATCGACGAACTCGAGTCGCTGCTCGCGGCCCTCGACGAGTACGAGGCCGCGAGCGCGGACGCGGACGCCGCAGCTCGACCCGAAACCGAGGGCTCCGATCTCTTCGACGAGGGCGACCCCTTCGAATCGGCGCTTCCGGACACCGATGACGAATCCGTTTCGTCTGGAACCGGAACCGAGCCGTCGTCCGGCGAATCTCCACTCGAAACAGGGGGGTCTCCACCGTCCGATCCCGCCGGCTCGGACCCGGTCGATCAGGACCCGGCGAGCCAGCTGCCGTCCAACGGGAGCGACGACGGTACCGCTCACGGTGCCGACGCCGAACCCGACCGCGAGACGACCGATCCCGAACTGACCGGTTCCGGGTCGTCCGCTGACCGATCCGACGACGTCCCGCCGGACCATCCCCTCGCCTCGACGCCGTTCGACTCTCGGAGCGGGATCGAGGCCGAAATCGAGTCCCTCGAGGACGACAAGGAGTCGTTCGAGGAGGTGCCGATGACCGGGTGGCCGACCGATCGCGTCTACAGCGTCTTCTTCGACGCCGTCGACTACGACGAGCGGGTCGTCGTCATCATGTTGGACGAGATCGACAAGCTCGTCGAGAAGAGCGGCGACGACACGCTCTACAACCTCTCGCGGATGAACTCCGAACTCGAGAACTCCCGCGTGTCGATCATCGGTATCTCCAACGACCTCAAGTTCACCGACTTCCTCGATCCCCGCGTCAAGTCCTCGCTGGGCGAGGAGGAGATCGTCTTCCCGCCGTACGACGCCAACCAGTTGCGGGACATCCTGGAGCACCGCTCGGAGGTCGCGTTCAAGGGCGGCGCGCTCTCCGAGGACGTCATCCCGCTGTGTGCGGCCTTCGCGGCCCAGGAGCACGGGGACGCGCGTCGCGCGCTGGACCTCCTCCGGACCGCGGGCGAACTCGCCGAACGCTCCCAGGCCGAGACGATCGTCGAGGAGCACGTCCGCGAGGCCCAGGACAAGATCGAGCTCGACCGCGTCGTCGAGGTCGTCCGCACGCTGCCCACGCAGTCGAAGCTCGTCCTCTTCGCGATCATCCTGCTCGAGAAGAACGGCGTTCACAGCATCAACACGGGCGAGGTGTTCAACATCTACAAGCGCCTGTGCGAGGAGATCGACGCCGACGTTCTCACCCAGCGCCGGGTCACCGACCTCATCAGCGAACTCGACATGCTCGGGATCGTCAACGCCGTCGTCGTCTCCAAGGGCCGCTACGGTCGCACCAAGGAGATCAGCCTCTCGGTGCCACTCGAGGAGACGGAGGCCGTCCTCCTCTCGGACTCCCGACTCTCCGACATCGACGACGTCCAGCCGTTCGTGCAAGCGCGGTTCGAGAACTGA
- a CDS encoding GTP-binding protein — protein MGLFTELKDSISRVTDRLFSEEEPKRIGIYGPPNAGKTTLANRIARDWTGDAVGAESHIPHETRRARRKEGVEIERNGKSVEIDIVDTPGVTTKVDYEEFTDEMEEDDAIRRSREATEGVAEAMHWLREDVDGVIYVLDSAEDPITQVNTMLIGIIESRDLPVLIFANKIDLDDASVKRIEDAFPQHKTIPLSAKEGDNMDEVYDNIAEYFG, from the coding sequence ATGGGACTGTTCACAGAACTCAAAGATAGTATCTCTCGGGTTACGGATCGCCTCTTCTCGGAAGAGGAACCCAAACGAATCGGTATCTACGGTCCGCCGAACGCAGGAAAGACGACGCTTGCCAACCGAATCGCTCGCGACTGGACCGGTGACGCCGTCGGTGCGGAGAGTCACATTCCACACGAAACGCGACGCGCACGCAGGAAAGAAGGCGTCGAGATCGAACGCAACGGGAAGTCCGTGGAGATCGACATCGTCGACACGCCCGGCGTGACGACGAAGGTCGACTACGAGGAGTTCACCGACGAGATGGAGGAAGACGACGCCATCCGTCGCTCCCGCGAGGCGACCGAGGGCGTCGCCGAAGCCATGCACTGGCTGCGCGAGGACGTCGACGGCGTCATCTACGTCCTCGACAGCGCGGAAGATCCGATCACGCAGGTCAACACGATGCTGATCGGCATCATCGAATCTCGAGATCTCCCGGTTCTCATCTTCGCGAACAAGATCGACCTCGACGACGCCAGCGTCAAGCGCATCGAGGACGCCTTCCCACAGCACAAGACCATCCCCCTCTCCGCGAAGGAAGGCGACAACATGGACGAAGTCTACGACAACATCGCGGAGTACTTCGGGTGA
- a CDS encoding DUF2073 domain-containing protein — MPKATNADDPDAPDGVQIDLISGERMENMATMEKIRMILDGVHDGNIVILEEGLTPDEESRLIEVTMSEISPDEFNGIEIETYPKSKTKDSSLLGRIMGGEESAAKLTVIGPANQIETLHKDETLISALVSRD, encoded by the coding sequence ATGCCAAAAGCAACTAACGCGGACGACCCGGACGCTCCTGACGGTGTCCAGATCGACCTGATCAGCGGCGAACGGATGGAGAACATGGCCACCATGGAGAAGATCCGGATGATCCTGGACGGCGTCCACGATGGCAACATCGTCATTCTCGAGGAGGGGCTGACCCCCGACGAGGAGAGCCGGCTCATCGAGGTGACGATGTCCGAGATCAGCCCCGACGAGTTCAACGGTATCGAGATCGAGACCTATCCGAAGTCAAAGACGAAGGACTCGTCGCTGCTCGGTCGGATCATGGGCGGCGAGGAGTCCGCGGCGAAGCTGACGGTTATCGGACCCGCCAACCAGATCGAGACGCTCCACAAGGACGAAACGCTGATCAGCGCGCTCGTATCCCGAGACTAA
- a CDS encoding Zn-ribbon containing protein, whose product MPHECTNCGRTFPDGSKEMLSGCPDCGGNKFQFAPAARAATGTSESATANAADSAGDPGGNAAEAADDAGTVERAAETVRDWVSSDTNRSANQSPTDVDDQTEHSWPSSDDPADGADATPAGQFEEWPETARRPEDRSPSDADASSASTPTADASTSSTPTPDASSASTPTADASPSSSSANAAAEAADSPDERSIMADSENDAQADARTEVVSTNDLPDKSPQSDRVPDAPSDEAARAAEPGDGTDAPPSDGRVVSEPSGEQPSIEELREELNEQFESIKIVSPGQYELNLMELYNREEYIISLQEDGRYVIDVPDSWRDDEE is encoded by the coding sequence ATGCCACACGAATGTACGAACTGCGGCCGGACGTTCCCCGACGGCTCCAAGGAGATGCTGTCGGGCTGTCCCGACTGCGGTGGGAACAAGTTCCAATTCGCACCCGCCGCGCGGGCCGCGACCGGCACGAGCGAGTCGGCCACCGCGAACGCGGCCGATTCGGCGGGCGATCCCGGCGGGAACGCGGCCGAAGCGGCCGACGACGCCGGCACGGTCGAACGCGCCGCAGAGACCGTTCGTGACTGGGTCTCGTCGGATACGAACCGATCCGCGAATCAATCGCCGACCGACGTCGACGATCAAACGGAGCACTCCTGGCCCTCGAGCGACGACCCGGCCGACGGCGCGGACGCGACGCCAGCCGGTCAGTTCGAGGAGTGGCCGGAGACAGCCCGCCGGCCCGAGGATCGGTCGCCGTCGGACGCGGACGCTTCCTCGGCATCGACGCCGACAGCGGATGCGTCCACGTCGTCGACGCCGACGCCAGACGCTTCCTCGGCGTCGACACCGACAGCGGACGCCTCCCCGTCGTCCTCGAGTGCGAACGCGGCGGCCGAAGCCGCCGATTCGCCGGACGAGCGGTCGATCATGGCCGACAGCGAGAACGACGCGCAGGCCGACGCCCGGACCGAGGTCGTTTCGACGAACGATCTACCCGACAAATCGCCCCAGAGCGATCGGGTACCGGACGCTCCGTCCGACGAGGCCGCTCGAGCGGCCGAGCCGGGCGACGGTACCGACGCCCCGCCCAGCGACGGCCGGGTCGTCAGCGAACCGTCGGGGGAGCAGCCCTCGATCGAGGAACTCCGGGAGGAGCTCAACGAACAGTTCGAGAGCATCAAGATCGTCAGTCCGGGGCAGTACGAACTCAATCTGATGGAACTCTACAATCGCGAGGAGTACATCATCTCCCTCCAGGAGGACGGTCGGTACGTCATCGACGTCCCGGATTCGTGGCGGGACGACGAGGAGTAA
- a CDS encoding class I SAM-dependent methyltransferase, which translates to MSVREEFDEWAASGRDRGMEDRHWHTAKHALARMPVEPGDVVLDLGCGSGYAGRALRDTKDAGRIYGLDGSPEMARNAAEYTDDPAVGFLVGDFDELPFEDDSIDHVFSMEAFYYAADPDHTLEEIARILRPGGTFYCAVNYYEENVHSHEWQEFISIEMTRWDRDRYREAFREAGLHVAEQDNIPDREITIPAEAEFPTDDWDTREEMVERYREFGTLLTVGVAP; encoded by the coding sequence ATGAGCGTTCGCGAGGAGTTCGACGAGTGGGCCGCGAGCGGCCGGGACAGAGGCATGGAAGACCGCCACTGGCACACCGCGAAGCACGCGCTCGCGCGGATGCCGGTCGAACCGGGCGACGTCGTCCTCGATCTGGGCTGTGGTAGCGGCTACGCCGGCCGCGCGCTGCGAGACACCAAGGACGCGGGACGGATCTACGGCCTCGACGGCTCGCCGGAGATGGCCCGAAACGCCGCGGAGTACACCGACGATCCGGCGGTCGGATTCCTCGTCGGCGACTTCGACGAACTGCCCTTCGAGGACGACTCGATCGACCACGTGTTCTCGATGGAGGCCTTCTACTACGCCGCCGACCCCGACCACACCCTCGAGGAAATCGCCCGGATCCTCCGACCCGGCGGTACCTTCTACTGCGCCGTGAACTACTACGAGGAGAACGTCCACTCCCACGAGTGGCAGGAGTTCATCTCGATCGAGATGACCCGCTGGGACCGCGACCGGTACCGCGAGGCCTTCCGCGAGGCGGGACTGCACGTCGCCGAACAGGACAACATCCCCGACCGCGAGATTACGATCCCCGCCGAGGCCGAGTTCCCGACCGACGACTGGGACACTCGCGAGGAGATGGTCGAACGCTACCGGGAGTTCGGCACGCTGCTGACCGTCGGCGTCGCGCCGTGA
- a CDS encoding DUF1684 domain-containing protein: protein MSTIDDVDRWREELESKRDEKDEFFADHPQSPIPPEERDSFDGLDYFDPDPDYRVTATATVHDDPEVVLMDTTAGREMRYLRVATLEFDLEREDEDLEDGAFELNAYQMESPNEEPLFVPFRDKTTGQQSYEGGRYMELSADRDLADGDEIVVDFNLAYTPFCAYSDTFDCPLPPEENWLEVAIPAGERFE from the coding sequence ATGAGCACTATCGATGACGTCGACCGCTGGCGCGAGGAACTCGAGTCGAAACGCGACGAGAAAGACGAGTTCTTCGCGGACCACCCGCAGTCGCCGATCCCGCCCGAAGAGCGCGACTCGTTCGACGGCCTGGACTACTTCGATCCCGATCCGGACTACCGCGTCACCGCGACCGCGACGGTCCACGACGATCCCGAGGTCGTCCTGATGGACACGACCGCGGGCCGAGAGATGCGGTATCTGCGGGTCGCGACCCTCGAGTTCGACCTCGAGCGCGAGGACGAGGACCTCGAGGACGGCGCGTTCGAACTCAACGCGTACCAGATGGAGAGCCCCAACGAGGAGCCGCTGTTCGTCCCCTTCCGGGACAAGACCACGGGCCAGCAGAGCTACGAGGGCGGTCGGTACATGGAGCTGTCGGCCGACCGCGACCTCGCGGACGGCGACGAGATCGTCGTCGACTTCAACCTCGCGTACACTCCGTTTTGCGCCTACAGCGACACCTTCGATTGCCCGCTGCCGCCCGAAGAGAACTGGCTCGAGGTGGCGATTCCGGCCGGGGAACGGTTCGAGTAG
- a CDS encoding ATP-dependent DNA helicase, translating to MTDWRSIFGHDRPYDEQVDGIETAIDTARDGGYSVVEGACGTGKTMIALTAGIDLVRDPDTDYERVFVLTSVKQQLHQFEEDLETINENLPDDWNPVSGLTLVGKADVCPYNRAGAGGIDDGNVYDRCETLRDRTRDLTGEGGDTTAGSLTAQARSQQMGLADSGAQGGGPTLLETAGETAPYAPDLPEYSDGGPVDVSTEYCPFYAQYLEDLPEEGSDGDAVEAVPYDFTEAGMITPQDLVARSVAHGTCPHSVMGAVLGHVEVVIGNYYHAFDPRTTGSFTGALLDDSTFVVCDEAHMLEPRVRDLVSDGVADTTLRDAETELSRVIQPIKFEREGRRAEGGSKTADADLVRAELNDSDVSYDELEQTLEFVRDLRSELDRRVTARLDRKHRGWQSNLTDLADDEIPLRDPAEPTEDELTAWAREAGYGDADWVRAEAVGAVVERILNEAEDEDRTRAAPAVGRVLGEWYRRGHTDYFREIELERTWDDTEPADSWRRAYNARLALHNCVPSDAIGERLGMFGGGILMSATLEPMDAFTEVTGLDYLEREEDRPVVERRYGLHFPEENRESFAVAAPKYTYDNRGRPGEENPTRRQYVDAVAKVGRLPGNVLVGMPSYAEADWLAGVLAERLEKPVLLDAASDDETTQALKREFFAGEGKVLVTSLRGTLTEGVDYSGDRLAAAVVCGVPIVNTSSPRTKAVRRAYDDEFGDGFTYALTIPAVRKARQAIGRVIRSPEDVGVRVLLDERYARDSWDSVRPYLPDDGEFQPVSPDMLDVGLERFRGRLER from the coding sequence ATGACCGACTGGCGCTCGATCTTCGGCCACGACCGTCCCTACGACGAGCAGGTCGACGGCATCGAGACCGCGATCGACACTGCTCGAGACGGCGGCTACAGCGTCGTCGAGGGCGCCTGTGGTACCGGGAAGACGATGATCGCGCTGACCGCGGGGATCGACCTCGTGCGCGATCCGGACACCGACTACGAGCGCGTGTTCGTGCTCACGAGCGTCAAACAGCAACTACACCAGTTCGAAGAAGACCTCGAGACGATCAACGAGAACCTCCCCGACGACTGGAACCCCGTTTCGGGGCTCACCCTCGTCGGAAAGGCCGACGTCTGCCCGTACAACCGCGCCGGCGCGGGCGGGATCGACGACGGCAACGTCTACGACCGCTGTGAGACCCTGCGGGACCGCACGCGCGACCTCACCGGCGAGGGCGGCGACACCACCGCCGGCAGCCTGACGGCCCAGGCCCGCAGCCAACAGATGGGATTGGCGGACAGCGGCGCTCAGGGCGGCGGCCCGACGCTCCTCGAGACCGCCGGCGAGACCGCGCCCTACGCGCCGGACCTGCCGGAGTACAGCGACGGCGGCCCCGTCGACGTCTCGACGGAGTACTGCCCGTTCTACGCCCAGTACCTCGAGGACCTCCCCGAGGAGGGCAGCGACGGCGACGCGGTCGAAGCCGTCCCCTACGACTTCACCGAGGCGGGGATGATCACCCCTCAGGACCTCGTCGCCCGCTCGGTCGCCCACGGCACCTGCCCGCACTCGGTGATGGGCGCCGTGCTCGGCCACGTCGAGGTCGTCATCGGGAACTACTACCACGCGTTCGATCCTCGGACGACCGGTTCGTTCACCGGCGCCCTGCTCGACGACTCCACGTTCGTCGTCTGCGACGAGGCCCACATGCTCGAGCCCCGCGTCCGTGATCTGGTCAGCGACGGGGTCGCCGACACGACGCTGCGCGACGCCGAAACCGAGCTCTCGCGGGTCATCCAGCCGATCAAGTTCGAGCGCGAGGGCCGGCGCGCCGAGGGCGGCTCCAAGACGGCCGACGCCGACCTCGTCCGAGCGGAACTGAACGACAGCGACGTCAGCTACGACGAACTCGAGCAGACCCTCGAGTTCGTCCGCGACCTCCGGAGCGAACTCGACCGCCGGGTGACTGCCCGTCTCGACCGGAAACACAGGGGATGGCAGTCGAACCTCACCGACCTCGCGGACGACGAGATTCCGCTGCGAGATCCCGCGGAACCGACCGAGGACGAACTCACGGCGTGGGCCCGCGAGGCGGGCTACGGCGACGCTGACTGGGTCCGCGCCGAGGCCGTCGGCGCGGTAGTCGAGCGCATTCTGAACGAAGCCGAGGACGAGGACCGGACCCGCGCGGCCCCCGCCGTCGGTCGCGTCCTCGGCGAGTGGTACCGCCGCGGCCACACCGACTACTTCCGGGAGATCGAACTCGAGCGCACCTGGGACGACACCGAGCCCGCCGACTCCTGGCGTCGGGCCTACAACGCCCGGCTGGCCCTCCACAACTGCGTCCCCAGCGACGCCATCGGCGAACGACTCGGGATGTTCGGCGGCGGGATCCTCATGAGCGCGACCTTAGAGCCGATGGACGCCTTCACCGAGGTGACCGGACTGGACTACCTCGAGCGCGAGGAGGACCGCCCGGTCGTCGAACGCCGATACGGGCTGCACTTCCCCGAGGAGAACCGCGAGAGCTTCGCCGTCGCAGCGCCGAAGTACACCTACGACAACCGCGGCCGGCCCGGGGAAGAGAATCCCACGCGACGGCAGTACGTCGACGCCGTCGCGAAGGTCGGCCGGCTCCCGGGCAACGTCCTCGTCGGGATGCCGAGCTACGCGGAGGCCGACTGGCTCGCCGGCGTCTTAGCGGAGCGACTCGAGAAACCCGTCCTGCTCGACGCCGCCAGCGACGACGAGACCACGCAGGCGCTCAAACGCGAGTTCTTCGCCGGCGAGGGGAAGGTGCTGGTCACGAGCCTCCGGGGCACGCTGACCGAGGGCGTCGACTACAGCGGCGACCGGCTCGCGGCCGCGGTGGTCTGTGGCGTCCCCATCGTCAACACCTCGAGTCCGCGCACGAAGGCCGTCCGCCGGGCCTACGACGATGAGTTCGGCGACGGCTTCACCTACGCGCTGACGATTCCCGCGGTCCGGAAGGCCCGGCAGGCGATCGGCCGCGTCATTCGGAGTCCCGAGGACGTCGGCGTCCGCGTGCTGCTTGACGAGCGCTACGCTCGCGATAGCTGGGACTCCGTCCGCCCGTACCTGCCCGACGACGGCGAGTTCCAGCCCGTCAGCCCAGACATGCTCGACGTCGGCCTCGAGCGGTTCCGGGGCCGACTCGAGCGGTAG
- a CDS encoding AI-2E family transporter: MTANATAADNRRYVLAGIVALLGLVTGAILLDVLGTIMFALTVAYVLLPVQGWLHRRGLSERLSAVAATLLGFLGTVAVFAPLVVALYFRFEQIQTLVEEVPREMPVAAMGYTYTVNVAEVRSLALDFLSDAAVSFAAALPVLGIKFALFVILLFALLLEADAAGRAAIAPVPYDYRDVVYALATRARETLYAIYVLQFATSVATLAVAYPLFWLLGYDAAFTLAFFAAILQFIPMIGPSLLIAPIALYHVAVDQLVAGLLVGVLGMALVAWFPDIVVRPRLARRSAGLPGSLYFVGFTGGLFTLGAIGVVVGPLIVAVFVEAVDLLADEVNGDATFAELVESDLEEPPGDAADSRPGTETTMTSPEESGTRPADD; the protein is encoded by the coding sequence GTGACAGCGAACGCGACTGCGGCCGATAACCGACGGTACGTGCTCGCGGGTATCGTCGCGCTCCTCGGCCTCGTTACCGGTGCGATTCTGCTCGACGTCCTCGGTACGATCATGTTTGCACTGACGGTGGCCTACGTCCTGTTGCCCGTGCAGGGCTGGCTCCACCGACGCGGTCTCTCGGAGCGGCTGTCGGCCGTCGCGGCGACCCTGCTCGGTTTTCTCGGCACCGTCGCCGTCTTCGCGCCGCTGGTCGTCGCGCTCTACTTTCGGTTCGAGCAGATACAGACCCTCGTCGAAGAGGTCCCCCGCGAGATGCCCGTCGCGGCCATGGGCTATACGTACACGGTCAACGTCGCCGAAGTCAGGTCGCTCGCGCTGGACTTTTTGAGCGACGCGGCCGTCTCCTTCGCCGCGGCGCTGCCCGTGCTGGGGATCAAGTTCGCCCTGTTCGTCATCCTGCTGTTCGCGCTGCTGCTCGAGGCGGACGCCGCCGGCCGCGCGGCCATCGCGCCGGTCCCCTACGACTACCGCGACGTCGTCTACGCGCTCGCGACGCGGGCCCGCGAGACGCTGTACGCGATCTACGTCCTGCAGTTCGCGACGTCGGTGGCGACGCTCGCCGTCGCCTACCCGCTGTTCTGGCTGCTCGGCTACGACGCGGCGTTCACGCTCGCGTTCTTCGCGGCGATCCTGCAGTTCATCCCGATGATCGGCCCCAGTCTGCTGATCGCGCCGATCGCGCTCTATCACGTCGCCGTCGACCAACTCGTCGCGGGCCTCCTCGTCGGCGTCCTCGGGATGGCCCTCGTCGCCTGGTTCCCCGACATCGTCGTCCGGCCGCGACTGGCCCGCCGTTCGGCGGGTCTCCCCGGGAGCCTCTACTTCGTCGGCTTCACCGGCGGCCTGTTCACGCTGGGCGCGATCGGCGTCGTCGTCGGTCCGCTGATCGTCGCCGTCTTCGTCGAGGCCGTCGACCTGCTGGCCGACGAGGTCAACGGCGACGCGACGTTCGCCGAACTCGTCGAGTCCGATCTCGAGGAGCCCCCGGGCGACGCCGCCGACTCGCGGCCCGGAACCGAGACCACGATGACCTCGCCGGAGGAGTCGGGAACGCGACCGGCCGACGACTGA